ccttaaccttcctctgtccccgctcccacatttccccacatgatatgatgtcatctcatgctaactttataggtccaagctccatccacatgttacaggacaccactagtgacggctcataaagtcttaggTTTACGTAataacagtcacctctattacaacattgtctgacctctgtataagcaattccacccctgctacctcttgtgtcaccccctctaccccatagattgtaagctcttgcgagcagggccctcagtcccattgtgtgaaatgactttctttgtaatatatctttctgtctgtatttgaaccctacaaattgtacagcgctgcggaatatgttggtgctatagaaataaaatgtattattataattattattactgtatgatATAACAATTAGCAGCACATTATGCAGCAGCAGAACTGGTTGGGAAGGAAAAGTGTGAGAAGCAGCCTgaacacatatattaattatagtaGGACGCTCAGCTGTCAGATTGAGATGTCTGGACAACATCTGAGGACTTGGATGATTGAAGAACTGCTGCtagaagatgaagaagaggctGGTAAAGACTCCATTGCTATTCCTGTAAGTAGCCCGATTGCGACGTTGGGTGGTCAGATGTCCCCATTTATCGTTTAGATCACCACTCAGTTCTTTGGGGCTTTATCTGTTGGAGTCTAAGGTAATCTGAGTAGGTAGAGCTAGTTTATTGCTTCCTGAGTTTATAGAAGACTCCTGCCTGCAATGGCAACTGAACAGCTCTCCTTGATATTGTCACCAGGGAGTTGTTGGGTCCCCCAAAATTAAAAGTAAAACAGCCACTCAGATACCATGGTAATTTTAGATCATGGCATCTTATTGGTTAGCTCCCTGTGTTCAGAACCGTCGTTGATCACAGGCACTGCAGCCGGGTCTCCGCTATGTacaacagcagagacctggtgacTTTGGAGCACTGAAACCATAGTCCTATGTATAAGGGCCTCTGAATTTATCCCCCACCTCTCAATCTGACTCATCTCAGAAAACAGGCCGGTGTGACTGTTGTCAGCCACTTTGCATGCGTCACGTGTGGACTTCCGAGGCGACTTTGTATAGGCAAACAGATAATATTTAACATAGCCGAGGGAAAGCTAAAAAGGATATTTCATGTCCGACCTGATGGTGCTGTGGAATtagtggtgacaggttccctttatacTGTGCACTTCCAGTTCAGTGATTCATCCTCCATTTCCCGCTTGTAGGAATGAAGATCTGAGCATCTAGGGATGGATAGGATTAGCGAGGGCGAATAATGAGGAGCGGGTGTGACCCATCATGGGGGAGGCTTGCACATATTGTACGTCCCATCATTGTCTATTAGAATGATGTGGACGAGTCCTGACCAGGAAAGAGTTATCATCCATCTCCGGGGATGTATGACCTCGTGTAAGCTACATACGAGGCTAGGTAACCAAGTATAACCCCAGCTGTGGCCCCTAGGAACttgcagtgctgagtttgtgagGTGAGTTCTTCCTCCTTAAGGTTGAGGCCTcacgttgttgcagattttgcccattccttttgtagccatgtgTATATCTACATTATTTACTGGCATATATTTGTTCATTCATTTacttttgctagttttttttcattcatgcattcattcatttcattcCTTTCTTCATGCGTTCATTTATTCCATTAATAGTTTGTTCCTTCTGTTTTAATTCAGGCTCATCCACCCATATTCCTTCATACATTCAatattttttcttcattctttcatTCATGTATTCATTCCCAGCCAGCCGTATGTGTAtttctatattattttatttcattcatATATTTGTTCATTTGTTTATTGTTTTGTAAGTATTCATTCAATTGATTTCTTCATGCACTCATTTAATTCATTGATAGTTTGTCCATTGCGTTCTAATTCTTTCATTCTCAATTGCTCGTATTCATTCACATATTAATTTTTTGGATTAATTCATTAAAATTCATGCATTCATTCTCAGCCTGCCACTTGTGTATTTCGTTATTATTTTGTTTAACTCATATATTTGTTCATTTGGTTGCccattattttattgttttgtattcattcattcattcattcaattcATAAACCAGAATTAATTCTTATTCATGGTTCGTTCATTCAGTTTATAACCCAAAACTAATTCTTATTCATTCATTCAATTCATAAACTAGAATTAAGCTTATTCATCGTTTGTTCATTCAATGTATAAACCAGAACTAATTCTTACTCATTCATTCAATTCATTCATTCAATTCATAAACCAGAATTAATTCTTATTCCTCAGTCGTTCATTCATTTAATTTATAAACCAGAACTAATTCCTATTCATTCATTTTCATATTGTTTTATGAAGGGGCATGTGACATGAATTTTTTGTCAATTCAGTTAGTGAACATTAGCTATACTGTGTGAACACAAGCGTAGATTGGAAATATTCATGGATgttatttataaatatttttggGTGACCATCCTTGTCTCCGGCAGGACACTTCAGGGTGAGTCCACCATCATGGCTAAACTATTTATCCGAGTACTACTCTTTGCCATATTCGTCTTAAGCTTCTTCTGGTATTGGAGCCGTTTCCAGGTGAGACATTTCAACTCATCTATGGTGGCAAGGATTACTTTGCCCGCTTTCCTACACATGGTGGGAGGGTGGGAACCTACAACTTACAAAAAACCCTTAAAATCCAATTTCATTCCTTGGTATGATGAGAATTTTTTACATTTCAGAATTCTCTGGGACATAAACTTCAGCCCTGTCTTATGCCTCCCACCCCGGTTCAACCTTTGACAAAAAAGTCGACTCCTGGACCAAAAACTGAGCTCCAAGTAGAAATAGACAGAATATTCAACAACATAGAAAAACTCATGCCCAAAGTGGATTTTACGCACTTCAACCAGACCACAAGTGGAAGGAACAGTAAGATTTCCATTGTCCACCCCAGGAAGACCTATTGTGTTGGAGAAGACCTTGTGGTACGGGTTGACATGTTTGACCACCTGGGCAACAGGAAAAGGTACGGGGGAGACTTCATAAGACCAAGGATTTTTTCTGAAGAACTTGGAGCTGCTGTGTCTGGAACTGTGGAGGACTTTAAAAATGGGTCTTACCATGTCCACTTTCCATTATACTGGGCTGGTAAAGTCGTAGTCCACATTCTGTTGTTCTACCCAAGTGAAGGGGCGGCCGCTCTCTGGAGGTCAAGACATTCAAGTGAAGGAATTCTTCGTTTTGAGGGGAAGTTTGAAAAGTCTGGCAAAGTAAATGTAACTAAATGTGGCTTCAAGCTCTTCAAGGAAGACGGAAAGGAGATCTGCGAGTATAGGGACCCACCATACGAGGAGGCCTTCTACTGCTACAAAGTTCCAAATTTTCCGTGTGAGAGTCTGAATGAAATGAGGAGCTATGAATTTAATGGCTCATTTTTCACCTTGGTGGAAAAGCAGATATTTCAGAGGTATCATTTTCATTAGTCATTTCATTATTCCTTCAAAAGGGGAAGCCCACGTTTTGTCATGTCCAGAGATATCACCGAGATATGTCCAAATGTTAATGATGGTGAGGACTCATGTCCTAAAACTTCCACCAAATCCCAACATGAGAGGACATGCACCCTGGTCTCTCTGGTTAGCTTAGAGGTATGGTtcatacaggggtgtaactagcaaagactgggcccattGCAAATTTTTGACATGATATGGGTTGCACGGGACCCCttggagggaagaaggggaagtgtaggtggccatgagcaggaacggGGATTGATAAATAAATAGGGACTCCAGCAGGGATCCACCAGGCTCCCGAAGGTCGTGAACCCAATGGCAGCCACTATGGATTCCCTGTGATCAGGAGGACCCTTTTCAAAAATATATTGTCCGAAGTGTAGACCCCCTTTGCTATCCAATGTTTGTACCATTTTATTAAGAATGCAATGTAATGACCCTTTGTATCTTTCTTGTATTGAAGCTCGAATATTGCTGTAACAATTCCGCAACAAATTTCTCCAATCTCAGTGAACCAGTGCAACAGTAAGTTTATCAGAATTTTTTGTTCTCAAAAATTCTATGAAGATTTTAATTTCCTCCATTTTGGTCAAGACACAAATTGAAACCAAATGCggttgcagctctagaggtgattgGAGTATTAGACATGGTGTAGCACAAGATGACCTAATTCTCGCAGTCTGCCATTTTACTGGAAACCAATAGGGTTTtgagtgcagctttggatgtgaatggaATGTAAGATATGATGTTACGGGTTGAAATGTATTTGTTGGATTTTTTGCAGCCGCACCAGAGGTGCAAAAACCAAAGTGTAGGACAGGAATGAGCTCCCCTGTCCCCAGCGGATACTTCTACAAAAACATCTGGAATCCGGTGTACTGTAATATGATGGTTTATACAAAGGGGGATGACTTCACCAAATGTCTGCAAGGAAAAAAGCTCTACTTGATCGGAGATTCAACGCTACGTCAGTTCATCATGTACTTCACCGAGGGGATCAAAAGTAAGGTTTATTACACTGCCAGCTGGACTTTGATATATAGTAATACATTATTTCTGATCTGATGAAGTTTAAAGAGGTTTTTTAGGCTTATAAATTTATAGCCTATCATAAGGACAGGTTACTAATTGAAGACTGATGGGGGTTTGGCACCCAAGACCCCCCAAagatcagctctttgaagagaTGGAAGCAATTGGGTCAACTCCATGGCCTCTTCGCTCAATATCAGACTATGTAGAAGTGGTTGTGCTTGGCAttgcctcattcacttgaatggaactgagtcgCTTCTGTACCACGTGGTCAATAAGCGTGACATCATAGGTATTGTtggcttcttcaaacagctgatcagtggggttacTTAGGTCAGAACCCCATTAAACACaggttgatgacttatcctaaggatagggcaTAAACATATATCAGTCTCTTTAATGGAATTTTCTCATAAAGACAGCTTCATGGGCCTGGCTTTTGGAAATCAGATGTTTTTGGAGGAGAAGTTCAATGTAGCCATTTAGACATGTATTCCTCCTGCAGTGGCCCAAGCATGACCTAAGGAATGAGTATCCAAACATGTAatacatgcagtggcgtaaccaggaatggcagggctccaaggcgaacattttgacatgggcccccccagcCTCCTGACCCCCGACCAAACCCCTTCCTCCATGCAAACCACAttactgcacacactattataccccatagtgacccctacacacagtattatgccccacagtgacccctgcacacactattatgccccattattatattctggggtcttttcagaccccaaagtataatgatcggatacCCAAaggaggatacaaatataaaaaacactgttacttacctctccttgactctggcgcactccctgatgattcggccatcttcaatgttgaacCAGATATCACCTGACCCAGGCTAGTGTCGCGATACATATTGATGCTGGCCTGGGCTACATGACGTGAAGCCtatgggagcccaggagaggtagataacattgttttttatgttgtctcACCTCCCCTAGCCCAACaatcattattctctggggtctgaaaagcagtgtttgtggggtttgtggactcatggcctcacttaccgatccttgcgAGGATTGGTAAGGAAatggggcccgttacctgctgatattattccagcaggtaacggcctattaaaaaaaaaaaaaaaaacaacacgtcAGTGGCCCGCTAGGCCCCCTaaagtcctgggccctgtggtagTAACTCTGGTAGTT
This region of Leptodactylus fuscus isolate aLepFus1 chromosome 8, aLepFus1.hap2, whole genome shotgun sequence genomic DNA includes:
- the LOC142217720 gene encoding NXPE family member 4-like, which codes for MAKLFIRVLLFAIFVLSFFWYWSRFQNSLGHKLQPCLMPPTPVQPLTKKSTPGPKTELQVEIDRIFNNIEKLMPKVDFTHFNQTTSGRNSKISIVHPRKTYCVGEDLVVRVDMFDHLGNRKRYGGDFIRPRIFSEELGAAVSGTVEDFKNGSYHVHFPLYWAGKVVVHILLFYPSEGAAALWRSRHSSEGILRFEGKFEKSGKVNVTKCGFKLFKEDGKEICEYRDPPYEEAFYCYKVPNFPCESLNEMRSYEFNGSFFTLVEKQIFQSSNIAVTIPQQISPISVNQCNTAPEVQKPKCRTGMSSPVPSGYFYKNIWNPVYCNMMVYTKGDDFTKCLQGKKLYLIGDSTLRQFIMYFTEGIKIVKYFRYHWSGWGGWALALEAMNMEKDIYVSYKRHGFPLEHESFYYFKEDLYTSRQIDQCAGGRNTIIVITMGQHFRQFPLKIFIRRALNIRRALERLFLRSPDTKVIMKTENTREIHAPVERQGDFLGYMQYLVFKEVFQGINVGFVNAWDMTVASATAAVHPPSYTLQSIMSLTFTFAC